CAGTTAGCTGTTTTGGAAATGGGAAAACCCCTAACCGCAGCGATCGGGGAGGTGCAAAAATGCGCCGCCGTTTGTCGTTTTTATGCCGATCAAGCAGCCGAATTTTTAGCGGATGAAATGGTTGAAACCGATGCTCACCGCAGCTTTATTCGGTATCAACCCTTGGGCCTCATTTTGGCCGTCATGCCTTGGAACTTTCCCTATTGGCAAGTGTTTCGCTTTGCCGCTCCGGCCCTGATGGCCGGTAACGGGGCCCTGCTGAAACATGCGTCCAACGTGCCGCAGGTGGCCCAAAAGCTAGAGGACTTATTTTTGGCGGGGGGCTTTCCGGCGGGTATCTTCCAAACCTTGCTGATCGGGAGCGATCGGGTGGCGGCCTTGGTGGCGGATCCGCGCGTGGCGGCGGCTACCCTCACCGGCAGCGAAGGGGCAGGCAGCGCCCTGGCGAGCCATTGCGGAACCCACCTCAAAAAAACCCTGCTGGAGTTGGGCGGCAGCGACCCGCTCATCGTTTGCCCCAGTGCCGATTTTGAGCAAGCGGTGGCCACGGCCGTCGCGTCGCGAATGCTGAACAATGGCCAAACCTGCATCGCCGCCAAACGATTCATCACCGTGGGATCGATCGGGCCGGCCTTTGAAGCAGCCATTGCCCAAGCCTTTGCTCGGTTGGTGGTTGGCGATCCGGGCGATCGCGCAACCCAGTTGGGGCCCCTGGCCACGGCCTCAATTCTGGAGGAGTTGGCAGACCAAGTGAGCCGGGCGATCGCTGCCGGGGCCCGGGTGGTGGTTGGGGGCGATCGGGCGGCTCTGCTCGATCGTCTGCCGCCCTCCCTGCAAGGCGGCCACTTCTATCCCCCAACTCTGCTGGCGGACTTGCCCCCCAACGCCCCGATCGCCCAAGAGGAATTCTTTGGCCCCGTTGCCCTCCTTTTCCACACCGAAACCCTCGACCAGGCGATCGCCCTAGCTAACAACACACCCTTCGGTTTGGGGGCCAGCATTTGGACTACGGATTCTTCAGAAATTGAGCAAGGAATTCAACAACTACAAGCGGGCGCTGTGTTTGTCAATAGCCTGGTGAAATCGGATCCGCGATTGCCCTTTGGCGGCATCAAACGTTCCGGCTATGGTCGTGAACTCGCTCGTCAGGGCATGTTGGAATTTATGAACGCCAAAACCGTTTGGGTTCACTAGGCATTTGAAAAAATTGAAGAAGACAAGGGGCTTCAGCCCCTTGCTCCCGTGACGATCTGCCCCTTGCTATGACCCACAGCTACCGTCGTCCTTCAGGAATTGACTCTCAGGAATTGACTCGTTTAAACAACCACCATTGACGATCCCGGAACCTAATCTATGAATACCGCAGAATTATTGGTCAAATGCCTTGAAAACGAAGGCGTGCAATATATTTTTGGACTGCCTGGAGAAGAAAACCTTCATTTGTTAGAAGCGATCAGCCAATCTTCAATTCAATTCATCACCACTCGCCATGAACAGGGAGCCGCTTTCATGGCTGATGTTTATGGTCGATTAACCGGCAAAGCTGGGGTTTGTTTATCCACCTTGGGCCCCGGAGCCACCAACCTGATTACTGGTGTGGCCGATGCCAATTTGGATGGGTCACCGGTCGTGGCGATCGCGGGACAAGTGGGCACCGATCGAATGCATATTGAATCCCATCAATATTTGGATTTGGTGTCAATTTTTGCCCCAATTACCAAATGGAGCAGCCAAGTCGTTCGCCCCAGCAACACCCCGGAAATTATTCGCAAAGCCTTCAAACGGGCCCAAAGTGAAAAACCCGGCGCTGTTTATATTGACGTGCCCGAAAATATTGCTGCCATGGCCGTGGAAGGCAAACCCTTAGCCACGGATCAGAACGAAAAAACTTTTGCTTCTTTCAGTGCCCTCAATTCAGCAGCGAACCTGATTGCTAAAGCAAAAAATCCCCTGATTCTGGCCGGCAATGGAGCCATTCGGGCCCGGGCCGATCAAGCGGTCACCGAGTTTGCCACCCAATTGCAAATTCCGGTGGTCAACACCTTCATGGGTAAGGGCATTATTCCCTACACTCATCCCTTAGCCCTGTGGACAACGGGACTCCAAAAACGGGACTTTATTACCTGTGCATTTGAAGCCGCTGATTTGATCATTGCGATCGGCTATGACTTGGTGGAATATTCACCCAAGCGCTGGAATCCTTACGGCTCTATTCCAATTATCCATGTGGGTGCAATGCCCGCTGAAATTGATAGTAGCTACATCCCCCAAGTGGAAGTGGTAGGCGATATTTCTGACTCGTTGTTGGAGCTGTTGCGACGTACCGATCGCTCCCACCAACCAGAACCCTTTGCGGTTCAATTGCGGGCTGAAATTCGTGAGGATTATGAACAATATGCAGGCGATCGAGCATTTCCGATTAAGCCTCAAAAAATTGTTTACGACATTCGGCAAGTGCTGGCCCCCGAAGATATTCTGATCTCCGATGTGGGGGCCCACAAGATGTGGATTGCACGGAATTACCACTGCGATCGCCCCAATACTTGCCTCATTTCCAACGGGTTTGCAGCCATGGGCATCGCAATTCCGGGAGCCGTGGCCGCCAAACTGGTGCATCCCGATCGCAAGGTTTTGGCCGTGACTGGTGATGGTGGCTTTTTGATGAATTGCCAGGAATTAGAAACCGCCCTGCGCATTGGCACTCCCTTTGTCACGTTGGTTTTCAATGACAGTGGCTACGGACTCATTGAGTGGAAACAACAGGATGCCTTTGGGCGATCGCGCTACATCAAATTTGGCAATCCTGATTTTGTGAAATTTGCCGAAAGTATGGGCTTAAAAGGCTATCGGGTGGAGTCTAATGAAGCCTTAATGCCGATTTTGAAACAGGCCTTGGCAGATTCTGTGCCTGCTGTGATTGATTGCCCTGTGGACTATCAGGAGAATTTCAAGTTTTCGCAAAAATCTGGCAATTTACATTGCTCGATCTAACCTGCAATTTCGTCTTCACCCTGTGACCTAATCTTTAACTCAAGGCAATCACCATGATCGGAATCTAGGATGCGGTCAACCAATGATTCAGGGTCGATCGCACCTGTTGCAAGGGTTCTGACCAATCGCCCGGTTTTGCTTGTCGAAACAGCCGCATGGTGGGATACCAAGGAGAATCGGGGCGATCGAGCAGCCACCGCCAATCACAGCGGGCCGGCAGCAACACCCAAGTGGGCTTGCCCAACCCACCCGCTAAATGCACCACCGAAGTGTCCACCGAGATCAACAAATCAAGCTGTTGACAAATGGCCGCCGTATCCGCAAAGTCCTGAATCCAGGGACTGCAATCCACTAAATTGAGGTTTGGAAATTGACCGATCAAGGGTTGATAGTCCTGGGCATTTTTTCCAACTTGTAAGCTATAAAGCATCACTGGAAATTCCTGCAAAGCTTTCAGCAAAAGCTCGCAAGGTAGGGACTTATCAAGATAGATATCATGCAGTTCGTCTTCCACTCGATAGCCACTCGCCCAAACAATGCCAATCTTTTTGGGTTTTGTGGGTAATTCCTTGAAAGGTGGCGGCAGTGGCCAGGCAGGATCAACGGTTAAGTAGGGAATTTTGTTGGGAATTGTTGCCCAATCGGTCTTGCATTGGTGGGGCAAGCTCAAGAGGGGCGATCGATAGTCTACGCCGGGAAGAATTTGCCCTGGTTCCAATACCGGCAAGACCCGATCGATGGCGGGTAATTGGGCAAAAAGTCGATGCAAAACGGCAGGGCCACTAAACCAAATGTTTGCTCCCCAGCTTGCTAATAAATCCGCATAGCGAATGAATTGCAAAGAATCTCCTAGCCCCTGTTCTGCCTGCAAGAGAATGGTGCGGCCATGTAGCGATTCTCCTTGCCATTGGGGATGGGGTAATTCTGGGGGTGGTTGCACCGTTGCCCAGCGCCATTCATATTCTCGAAATCCTTCAGTGAGTTGCCCCAACGCCAAGAGAATATGGCTTAAATTCCAATGACTTTTGGCATCTTGCAGATTATGCTGAATCGCATTCTGAAAGGCTGAAATGGCTTGTAAATAATCAGCCTTTTTCCAATAGAAATTTCCTAAATTGTAATGATAATTGGCAGCTTGAGAATCAAGGGCAATTGCTTTTTGGTGCGCTGTTTCTGCTTCAGTCCATTGCCCCATTGCGGTTAAAGCACAACCCAAATCACTCCAGTAGCTGGCTTGTTGGGAATTGAGATTCAGGGCGTTTTGATAGGCCTGAATAGATTGGTCATAGGCTCGATCGAGATAGGCCGCTTTGCCGAGCCGAGCCCAGGCTTGGGCCAAGCGATCGGGCAGTCTTGGATCGGGACAACCCTGAGCGATCGCCCGTTGGTAAATCTGAACTTCCGCCGCAAAATCCTGGCTTTTTTGGGCAACCCAACCCCAGTTAAAATAGGCTTCCCAGCATTGGTGATCTTGGGCGATCGCCCACTCATAGCACTGGCGAGCTTGGGCTAATTTTCCCTGCTGAGCCAGTTGATTACCCAATTGCAAATGGTCACGACTGCTCACCAATTGCGGGTCAAGTTCCAGGGCCCGCCACTGATCGGTTGCCGCTCGTTGAATGTTTCCCAATTGGTGAGCCAGGGCCGATCGCTGCACCCAAAAACTGGCGCGATCGGGGGCTAATTTCAATGCTTGGGCCAAGGCGCGATCGGCCGCGGCCAGTTGACCGGCGGCCCACAAATCCGTTGCTAATTGCTGATATAACTCAGCAGCATTCGGCATGTGGCACAACCGATCGCGCCATTTCGCAATGATCGAACTCAAAATCACCCCAAAACCAACCCAAGACAGACTTTAGTCTAGGATGGCCGGGGCGCTGAAAATCAGCCATTTGGGCTGACCACCACAGCCCCAGCCTCAACCGGCGCGATCGCCCCTGGCCCTAGCCCTTCGTTTCTGGCAGCAGGCACTTGTCCGAATCGCAGCCCGCCGGGCCCGCTTCCGCCATTTCGCCCTTGTCATAGCGTCGCAGGGCCTCATGGAAACTACTGATCCGCCGCCGTTGCAGCACTGCATCGTGCATTTCCTGATAGGTTTCCCGCGAAATTGGCTCGAAGGGCAACCGGGGGAAGGTTTGCAGATCGTCAAACCGGGCCAGCAACGCCGCCGAGATATAGCCCTCATCGTTTTGGATCGCCTGGTGAATCCGGCGGCCCAACGGTTCGATTTCCGGCTCCCGCAGTTCGATTGTGGCGCTGGTGTTGTGGGTGGTGTAGTGGGTTTGTACCTGCATGTAGAAGTCAAACTGAGCCAGGGCGCTGAACTGCTCGATCGCGATCGTGTCCGCCCCCGGCAAGTCTGCCCAAGACACCGCCACCGGAATTTCCACCAGCCACTCAGTGCAGCGCGGATCGAACGGATCATTCAGCAAGTTGCCGTTTTCATCCTTATCGGACTGGGACGGCACAATACTGTAGCCATAGTCCAGACAAGCCAACGCCACCGGATCGTTTTTGCGGAACGTGATCCGCCGAATGAACCGCGCGGCCTTGGGTGGGTGCCAACCGGGTGAAGCCCCCGTCAACAGCGATTTTGTGCCCGAGGGTTGCACCGTTGTGCAGCGGTTGGGGCGGCGCAAACCGTGGCGATCGCAGTAGTCCCAAACCGTTTGGTGGACAATTTCCCGCCAACGGTTGAGGTATTGCCGCTCCTGATCTTTAAATTCCAAACCTTGCACGGTGTCCGGGCGACCCGCTTCCCACCAGCGCAACCAATCGACCCCAAAGGCTTGCACAAAGAAATCGAACAAACCAGTGAAGGAAACGCCCACGATCGGGTCAATCGATCGACTGTATTGGTAGCGCTCTTCTTGGAACCGGTGGTTGAGCAAACCTGCCACCGACAAGGCCCCAGCCTTGAAGGCATCCTCTTGGGTTTTGTAATCCTTTGGGTCAATTTGATTGAGATGAATCTCTGACAAATTGCAGTGAAAATCAGAACCCAAAATTTCGCCGCAGGGATTGAGTCCAATGCGTTCAAGCCTATGAATTAATTCTTTTTCGTCAATTTCACTGCTTTTTTGAGCAAGCCATTTTTTTCCATTTCCTTCTTGAAAAGCAAGAATGAATGCTTTCTTTTCATCGTCTCCAGCGATTAAATCGGCATTGCTGCGGGCGATCGCTTCGCCAGCCCATTGAATTGCACCTTCGCCGGAATAGAACTGCTTGCGAACCGCGTCGATGCACTCCGTTTCTGTGGGTTTTTGATGAAAAACACGGGTATGATTCGCCATCCGAAGTGAGTCGCGATCGGGATCAATTCGCCAATTCCCCGCCTCATCCTGCTGCCATAAGTTATCTTTGGCTTTGGCTCCCAGTTCATCAGTGCTGTTGAACTGACGCATTCCGGCACTTCTTCTTATGTTACCTGCTACAATTGTGACAGCCGCTTCGTCGATCAATAGGCAGCATTCCACCGAGGTGAGTTGCCGACCGATCGCCCGGTTCAAGATGCGAGTCACCCGATCGTAGAGTTCCGGCAGCTTGATCGGGTTAGCCACGCCGCCGAAGCCCCGGAGCGTTTCGCCCGCCGGCCGGACGTTGCTGAGGTCGATCGCCACTTGCACTTCACCATCAAAGCGCTCATCGCTGCACAGATCCAGCAAGGTTTGGTACGACTTCACCCAGCCCTGGCGACTGTCGCCCACCACCACGCGCACCGCGTTGCCAACGATATCCACCGTTGTTTCCTGCAAGCGTTGACCCACCGGAACCGTACCCAGCTCGCCCGTCACCGTCACGGTGATTGAGTTGCGCACTGGCGGGAGCTGTTCAATGTAGCGCGGTTCCAGCACGCCGCCCGTGCCACAGCCCATCATCGCCAAGTCCATCATCAGCCCAAAGGCTTTCCAGTCGATGACATTGG
This sequence is a window from Limnothrix sp. FACHB-406. Protein-coding genes within it:
- a CDS encoding aldehyde dehydrogenase family protein; this translates as MAIATINPTTGQWVQSFEPLTDQALATKLELADRAFQAYQTVPIAQRAAWLNQVADRLETDCEALAQLAVLEMGKPLTAAIGEVQKCAAVCRFYADQAAEFLADEMVETDAHRSFIRYQPLGLILAVMPWNFPYWQVFRFAAPALMAGNGALLKHASNVPQVAQKLEDLFLAGGFPAGIFQTLLIGSDRVAALVADPRVAAATLTGSEGAGSALASHCGTHLKKTLLELGGSDPLIVCPSADFEQAVATAVASRMLNNGQTCIAAKRFITVGSIGPAFEAAIAQAFARLVVGDPGDRATQLGPLATASILEELADQVSRAIAAGARVVVGGDRAALLDRLPPSLQGGHFYPPTLLADLPPNAPIAQEEFFGPVALLFHTETLDQAIALANNTPFGLGASIWTTDSSEIEQGIQQLQAGAVFVNSLVKSDPRLPFGGIKRSGYGRELARQGMLEFMNAKTVWVH
- a CDS encoding acetolactate synthase large subunit — protein: MNTAELLVKCLENEGVQYIFGLPGEENLHLLEAISQSSIQFITTRHEQGAAFMADVYGRLTGKAGVCLSTLGPGATNLITGVADANLDGSPVVAIAGQVGTDRMHIESHQYLDLVSIFAPITKWSSQVVRPSNTPEIIRKAFKRAQSEKPGAVYIDVPENIAAMAVEGKPLATDQNEKTFASFSALNSAANLIAKAKNPLILAGNGAIRARADQAVTEFATQLQIPVVNTFMGKGIIPYTHPLALWTTGLQKRDFITCAFEAADLIIAIGYDLVEYSPKRWNPYGSIPIIHVGAMPAEIDSSYIPQVEVVGDISDSLLELLRRTDRSHQPEPFAVQLRAEIREDYEQYAGDRAFPIKPQKIVYDIRQVLAPEDILISDVGAHKMWIARNYHCDRPNTCLISNGFAAMGIAIPGAVAAKLVHPDRKVLAVTGDGGFLMNCQELETALRIGTPFVTLVFNDSGYGLIEWKQQDAFGRSRYIKFGNPDFVKFAESMGLKGYRVESNEALMPILKQALADSVPAVIDCPVDYQENFKFSQKSGNLHCSI
- a CDS encoding tetratricopeptide repeat protein, with amino-acid sequence MPNAAELYQQLATDLWAAGQLAAADRALAQALKLAPDRASFWVQRSALAHQLGNIQRAATDQWRALELDPQLVSSRDHLQLGNQLAQQGKLAQARQCYEWAIAQDHQCWEAYFNWGWVAQKSQDFAAEVQIYQRAIAQGCPDPRLPDRLAQAWARLGKAAYLDRAYDQSIQAYQNALNLNSQQASYWSDLGCALTAMGQWTEAETAHQKAIALDSQAANYHYNLGNFYWKKADYLQAISAFQNAIQHNLQDAKSHWNLSHILLALGQLTEGFREYEWRWATVQPPPELPHPQWQGESLHGRTILLQAEQGLGDSLQFIRYADLLASWGANIWFSGPAVLHRLFAQLPAIDRVLPVLEPGQILPGVDYRSPLLSLPHQCKTDWATIPNKIPYLTVDPAWPLPPPFKELPTKPKKIGIVWASGYRVEDELHDIYLDKSLPCELLLKALQEFPVMLYSLQVGKNAQDYQPLIGQFPNLNLVDCSPWIQDFADTAAICQQLDLLISVDTSVVHLAGGLGKPTWVLLPARCDWRWLLDRPDSPWYPTMRLFRQAKPGDWSEPLQQVRSTLNHWLTAS
- the nrdJ gene encoding ribonucleoside-triphosphate reductase, adenosylcobalamin-dependent — encoded protein: MVQELNRAQQQPVDFPDHAPTAYPVFYRTYSRRMDGERESWQQTTDRTLRGLVKLGNLSDQEASLLDRMQKRIVALPSGRWLWVGGTDWLENPQNFSGAYNCTSTNVIDWKAFGLMMDLAMMGCGTGGVLEPRYIEQLPPVRNSITVTVTGELGTVPVGQRLQETTVDIVGNAVRVVVGDSRQGWVKSYQTLLDLCSDERFDGEVQVAIDLSNVRPAGETLRGFGGVANPIKLPELYDRVTRILNRAIGRQLTSVECCLLIDEAAVTIVAGNIRRSAGMRQFNSTDELGAKAKDNLWQQDEAGNWRIDPDRDSLRMANHTRVFHQKPTETECIDAVRKQFYSGEGAIQWAGEAIARSNADLIAGDDEKKAFILAFQEGNGKKWLAQKSSEIDEKELIHRLERIGLNPCGEILGSDFHCNLSEIHLNQIDPKDYKTQEDAFKAGALSVAGLLNHRFQEERYQYSRSIDPIVGVSFTGLFDFFVQAFGVDWLRWWEAGRPDTVQGLEFKDQERQYLNRWREIVHQTVWDYCDRHGLRRPNRCTTVQPSGTKSLLTGASPGWHPPKAARFIRRITFRKNDPVALACLDYGYSIVPSQSDKDENGNLLNDPFDPRCTEWLVEIPVAVSWADLPGADTIAIEQFSALAQFDFYMQVQTHYTTHNTSATIELREPEIEPLGRRIHQAIQNDEGYISAALLARFDDLQTFPRLPFEPISRETYQEMHDAVLQRRRISSFHEALRRYDKGEMAEAGPAGCDSDKCLLPETKG